One segment of Plasmodium vivax chromosome 14, whole genome shotgun sequence DNA contains the following:
- a CDS encoding hypothetical protein (encoded by transcript PVX_122265A), with product MNPLNDEKLEKISNSELIRRIMELQNSLIIISDHMELLKNKNRILDEENEKLEKHIRDIVNDVKTELTQKFDQKRSPQFSYAPVMREEEEAAENCNGFYSEQERTVQREPCQGQTYANPNSVAPVPTDAASPSGGTPYGDSSLIAHTTNVQSGQHTNRATPNENETKSDQTSFENISEQHVNNKNLQKKEGQNLNLLKEPTKSNIYNLLMETEKLNSIFNIASNVLNTSFFSTSKEQDGKRKGSQCVQVSQGVNPIELDKQTQWRGSKNCKQEPNRTEGISQAKNYVNCPGGGVPQGGAEVKGGEEAKENRGITDGVEIMEGAEIKQPVNIAEGVDAEEDADITGEALNEEESPTGPDTEKVEDEIPSEVGHSLDDKIATPLDSHQMEESLNGEKDKNDGDDQTKESTPDKGDTIKRES from the coding sequence atgaatCCCCTAAACGATGAaaagttggaaaaaatttccaacaGCGAACTAATTAGGAGGATCATGGAGCTGCAGAATTCGTTGATAATTATCTCTGACCATATGGAGTTactaaaaaacaaaaatagaaTATTAGATGAAGAGAATGAAAAGTTAGAAAAACACATAAGAGACATTGTAAACGATGTGAAAACAGAACTTACACAAAAGTTTGACCAAAAAAGGTCACCTCAGTTTAGTTATGCCCCGGTTATGcgtgaggaggaggaggcagcAGAAAATTGCAACGGTTTTTATAGCGAACAGGAACGGACTGTTCAACGTGAGCCCTGCCAAGGGCAGACATATGCAAACCCTAACTCGGTTGCACCTGTCCCTACAGATGCCGCTTCACCGAGTGGGGGCACACCATACGGAGACTCCTCACTAATCGCACACACCACCAATGTGCAGTCGGGGCAACACACAAATCGTGCCACCCCAAATGAAAACGAAACTAAAAGTGATCAAACAAGTTTTGAAAACATTTCAGAACAacatgtaaataataaaaacctccagaaaaaggaggggcAAAATTTAAACCTTCTAAAAGAACCCAcaaaaagtaatatatataatttacttaTGGAAACAGAAAAGTTAAATTCCATATTTAACATTGCCTCGAATGTTCTCAACACGTCATTTTTCAGCACATCAAAAGAACAGGATGGGAAGAGAAAGGGGAGTCAATGCGTCCAAGTGTCTCAGGGGGTAAACCCTATCGAGTTAGATAAGCAGACACAATGGAGGGGTtccaaaaattgcaaacagGAGCCCAACCGAACGGAGGGAATTTCACAGGCGAAGAATTATGTGAACTGCCCAGGTGGAGGTGTTCCCCAGGGGGGTGCAGAAGTAAAgggaggagaggaagcaaaagAGAATAGAGGCATAACGGACGGGGTGGAAATAATGGAGGGCGCAGAAATAAAGCAGCCGGTGAACATAGCTGAGGGAGTTGACGCAGAAGAGGACGCTGATATAACGGGGGAAGCGCTTAATGAGGAGGAAAGCCCCACTGGGCCGGACAccgaaaaagtggaagacgAAATACCCAGCGAGGTCGGACACAGTCTCGATGATAAAATTGCCACCCCTCTGGATTCAcaccaaatggaagaaagtctaaatggggaaaaggacaaaaacgATGGGGATGATCAGACAAAGGAGAGCACACCTGACAAGGGGGATACcatcaaaagggaaagtTAA
- a CDS encoding Phage integrase domain containing protein (encoded by transcript PVX_122270A), which translates to MHHIAKALFFFFILKCMEKATSFFINKVHIFHLTAFRNGGNLAHIGKKCPNSMGVSVRRKGACLKGHDEGAAEEAEETDEAEETDEAEEAEETDETDETDTSDDKFAPRRAKKDTTGGKKVKAGKIKKRKRKKKTTIAAKCRTCNKTLKPRVKFCAHCGTNVSVEKIKLKKYIEDIYLPLRKEEVSDNTYRVEKGFWNDILPKLGKYELHELGPNNWESFLKYVFASSWVYLKWKNCSPRTMALYQSTYQQSLKYALYRDYLKSVHNFRKIKNSTIPRRKITPLSPKEIELLLNNSGDMHRAIFALSIGIGLRPSEVLRILWEDINFEKKEIFIKGQKTKYSNTAVPMTNFAYSELVKWWEIEKKPLKGLCFYSETIKNKFNYTNTKTPLKTFKTALKGAAKRAGLEISEDGKKRRIFPYLLRHSFATIAATSNPPVPLPVAQAIMRHSSSKMLLDTYTKAGNNIIRDGLDNFKI; encoded by the exons ATGCATCATATAGCAAAAgctctcttcttcttcttcatcttgaAATGTATGGAAAAGGCTACGAGTTTTTTTATCAACAAGGTACACATTTTTCATCTCACTGCATTTAGAAATGGTGGCAACTTGGCACACATCGGTAAGAAATGTCCTAACAGTATGGGCGTGTCTGTGAGGAGGAAGGGCGCCTGCTTGAAGGGCCACGATGAGGGAGcagcggaagaagcggaagagacggacgaagcggaagaaacggacgaagcggaagaagcggaagaaacTGACGAAACTGACGAAACAGACACCAGCGACGACAAGTTCGCACCCCGCAGAGCGAAGAAAGACACcactggggggaagaaagtCAAGGccgggaaaataaaaaaaaggaaaaggaaaaaaaaaacgaccaTCGCGGCTAAGTGTAGAACGTGCAATAAGACATTAAAGCCAA GGGTAAAGTTCTGCGCCCACTGCGGCACGAACGTATCAGTagagaaaattaaattgaaaaagtacATAGAGGATATCTACTTGCCGCTCAG GAAGGAGGAAGTAAGTGACAACACGTATCGAGTGGAGAAGGGATTCTGGAACGACATACTTCCG aaaTTAGGCAAATATGAACTGCACGAATTGGGGCCGAACAACTGGGAGTCCTTTTTGAAGTACGTTTTTGCATCCAGCTGGGT GTATTTAAAGTGGAAGAATTGCTCACCGAGGACGATGGCCCTGTACCAGTCCACATATCAG CAATCACTGAAATATGCCTTATACCGGGACTACCTAAAGAGCGTGCataattttcgtaaaattaaGAATAGCACAATTCCGAGGAGGAAGATCACCCCGCTATCTCCCAAGGAG ATAGAACTGCTGCTGAACAACAGCGGCGACATGCACAGAGCCATCTTCGCCCTGAGTATAG GCATAGGGTTGCGTCCGTCCGAGGTCCTGCGCATTCTTTGGGAAGAcatcaattttgaaaagaaagaaattttcattaaagGCCAGAAGACGAAGTATAGCAACACGGCCGTCCCCATGACGAATTTTGCCTACAGCGAGCTGGTGAAATG GTGGGAGATAGAGAAGAAGCCGCTGAAGGGGCTGTGCTTTTACTCGGAGACCATcaaaaataagtttaatTACACCAACACGAAGACTCCACTAA AAACGTTCAAAACAGCGCTGAAGGGCGCAGCCAAACG GGCTGGACTCGAAATCAGCGAAGacggaaaaaagagaagaatcTTTCCCTACCTGTTGAG ACACTCCTTTGCAACAATCGCTGCCACGTCAAATCCGCCTGTCCCCCTTCCAGTGGCGCAA GCAATTATGCGACACTCCTCTTCAAAAATGTTACTGGACACGTATACGAAGGCAGGAAACAACATAATCAGGGACGGCCTGGATAACTTCAAAATATAG
- a CDS encoding hypothetical protein, conserved (encoded by transcript PVX_122275A): MNLIKGAKNKPQKHLQNKYVNNNTKCKKIFSAHRIKQLAKDKKLLDDALLDCYGRFIALLPEFLLKDHVHLYFQIQEAYWWYDDMWQEKYPDKLPKLSLKTFGYLICDDCPILKKYVPPSAHEKFSLNWRRYCRTIPLRGAILLNHNLKKCLLVKGWSTDSWSFPKGKVDELEEDSVCACREIYEEIGIDIFPYIDEQVFIETHIEDQPIKLFIIPGVKEETKFQPKTRKEIGAIRWFEIEKLLEHINLKNKKSILFESKKERINEWFVGPFIPNLVKWIEVLRRSVPAKDLKGGNAFISGSIQAYKYQISGVDEAVIKKLQTVNLNSKEIINIGLFKSDDDLEEYDDENGDENGDENGDENVDDKLLLKDEDEEMVSKQVDTSYANYNSAVKVPGVDKNRGSFANEEGVKNSSTSSSVSNRKMDRRGLGPNTKQSSTNYYNQEMASLRGEGIVGPGSPLYDDMNYNGLGHSLDPMLEEGAYVEESTYSRMQKELMGNKKVYEHVDDAIVPLRRKDMLLGSLSHYPDPAILGELMNENNYSSDVGNNYKNSAMRSTYNTISTNSSCTKKMSKEVGKNGSRGSLAHKDLYGVESYPPPIGEVDSSAVKIPSKQSSLRVGRGEDKKGGASMDSGGSSDNDNNNSNSKNNYLNNSNNNNGKGFPGPSSGGAYKKTANAHGNNYGKHYGEYDPAGAKGYRYSLNKMRMGGHLSALRLKEVGLRSFDDQDMDKRKNFHLQVYGNKDKLNSDKKEIQNRYKKISLKNPYHSLDDASVYYVPQKNKMLDACNDKTFGENHTNGWSAEDMFKLNEEKFGIHSTYNIEEYTTPLVYKEEKISRYNKSAKVKEGINPHPVGSSNKQGGGYNINKVSGSAERGSLVLGGGIYGSGSSNHNDRKENNILARSKGEFQHNEGKGNPIRSPNANAYMNANVNVNALLASRMKMTQNGNLPPLNEENANKSISCVSSNVSESSRGVGLQKSSNASVDFINGSYVHHERNGRADPRAGSQVDTLDSSHVHLLNGTNGVSAANGTNRASKGLNANVHPAVSRLEGRRSDVSLDIIRAEMLRRYKLREGYGSMQRGNLSQKEVENFVDLHKRPIGHSHISADKNYKVNAQTSSSGNAPVSNEKMPNAANRDRKMNIISADVSHKSRSARYDASYMNAGKDNNHLVNKSNVAEYFNESVLGLTNDGMSAEGVHEYRSVPSRSSLGGSSNAKNKLTQATDLRMHREVIDKREYPHLEGERMGLYQIKEKGIAPSKKASQGSNGSSNHSNEPGRYLLNLIKGTGKSDVATDPNLTNNNRSNASRASIISGGNAKPLSEKEILSKFYSNEAGNRALAKKVNSVHTSTGEKENSVNNGERLDNYRSVIQRDNLSVQKNSNRKSLEELIYETAAMGDTQEEPNFNEMEMMEKLSKHLNSYNPFE, encoded by the coding sequence atgaatttaataaaaggCGCCAAAAACAAACCGCAGAAACATTTGCAAAACAAATATGTGAACAACAATACAAAATGTAAGAAAATTTTTAGTGCACACAGAATTAAGCAGTTAGCTAAGGACAAAAAATTGTTGGATGATGCTTTGTTAGATTGCTATGGAAGGTTCATAGCTTTACTTCCAGAATTCCTATTGAAGGATCATGTGCACTTGTACTTTCAAATTCAAGAGGCATACTGGTGGTACGATGATATGTGGCAGGAAAAATACCCAGACAAGTTACCAAAGTTAAGTTTAAAAACGTTTGGTTATTTAATATGTGATGATTGTccaatattaaaaaagtatgTCCCACCGTCAGCGCATGAGAAGTTCTCCCTAAATTGGAGAAGATATTGCAGAACTATACCGCTGAGAGGTGCAATTCTTTTAAATCATAATTTAAAGAAATGTCTATTGGTGAAGGGTTGGAGCACGGATAGCTGGTCCtttccaaaggggaaggtCGACGAATTGGAAGAAGACTCCGTGTGTGCATGCAGGGaaatttatgaagaaataggAATAGACATATTCCCATACATCGACGAGCAGGTTTTTATCGAAACGCATATAGAAGACCAGCCCATCAAGTTGTTCATAATACCAGGGGTAAAGGAAGAAACGAAATTTCAGCCCAAAACGAGAAAAGAAATTGGAGCCATTCGATGGTTTGAAATAGAAAAGCTTTTGgaacatataaatttaaaaaataaaaaaagtatccTGTTTGAAAGTAAGAAGGAACGCATTAACGAATGGTTCGTTGGTCCCTTTATTCCCAATTTGGTCAAATGGATCGAAGTTTTGAGAAGATCTGTGCCTGCAAAGGAcctgaaagggggaaacgccTTCATTTCAGGCAGCATCCAAGCGTATAAATATCAAATAAGTGGAGTTGACGAGGCAGTTATTAAGAAGCTTCAAACGGTTAACTTGAACTCGAAGGAGATAATAAATATCGGCTTGTTCAAAAGCGATGACGATTTGGAAGAATACGACGATGAGAATGGGGACGAAAATGGGGACGAAAATGGGGACGAAAATGTGGATGACAAGTTACTGCTGAAGGACGAGGATGAAGAGATGGTCTCAAAGCAGGTTGATACATCGTATGCGAATTATAACAGCGCTGTTAAGGTCCCAGGAGTAGATAAGAATCGGGGGAGCTTTGCCAATGAGGAGGGTGTTAAGAACAGCAGCACCTCCAGCAGTGTTAGCAACAGGAAGATGGACAGAAGGGGCCTCGGACCGAATACGAAACAGAGTAGCACAAATTATTATAACCAGGAAATGGCTTCTCTAAGAGGCGAAGGAATTGTCGGCCCAGGTTCACCATTGTACGATGACATGAACTATAACGGTTTGGGGCATTCTCTGGACCCCATGTTGGAGGAAGGCGCGTATGTTGAAGAAAGCACGTATAGTAGGATGCAGAAAGAACTcatgggaaataaaaaagtgtatGAGCATGTTGATGATGCCATCGTGCCGTTGAGGAGGAAAGATATGTTGCTAGGCAGTTTGTCGCACTATCCAGACCCAGCCATTTTAGGAGAACTAATGAATGAGAACAACTATAGCAGCGATGTGGggaataattacaaaaatagcGCGATGAGAAGTACGTACAACACGATCAGCACGAACAGCAGTTGCACCAAGAAGATGAGCAAAGAGGTGGGAAAGAATGGTAGTCGCGGGAGCCTTGCGCATAAGGATCTGTATGGAGTGGAGAGTTACCCGCCCCCCATAGGCGAAGTTGACAGTAGTGCGGTAAAAATCCCCTCCAAGCAGAGCAGCCTCAGGGTTGGCCGTGGCGAGGATAAGAAGGGCGGTGCCAGCATGGATAGCGGTGGTAGCAGCGACAACGACAACAACAATAGTAATAGCAAAAACAACTATCTCAATAATAGTAACAATAATAATGGTAAGGGCTTCCCAGGACCGAGCAGCGGCGGTGCGTACAAGAAAACTGCCAATGCGCATGGCAATAATTATGGCAAGCATTACGGCGAATACGACCCTGCAGGAGCGAAGGGGTACCGCTACAGCTTGAACAAGATGCGAATGGGGGGACACTTATCCGCCCTGCGATTGAAGGAGGTAGGACTGAGAAGCTTTGACGATCAGGATATGGacaagagaaaaaatttccacCTGCAAGTGTATGGCAATAAGGACAAATTGAACAGTGATAAAAAGGAGATACAAAAtcgatataaaaaaataagtttgaAGAACCCGTATCATTCTTTAGATGATGCCTCTGTGTATTACGTACCCCAGAAGAATAAAATGCTAGATGCCTGTAATGATAAAACCTTTGGAGAGAACCACACCAACGGATGGAGCGCGGAAGACATGTTCAAACTGAATGAGGAAAAGTTTGGCATTCATTCGACGTACAATATAGAGGAATACACTACCCCGCTAGTTTAtaaggaagagaaaattaGTAGGTATAACAAGAGCGCCAAGGTTAAGGAGGGCATTAATCCCCACCCTGTAGGTAGCAGTAACAAGCAGGGAGGTGGCTACAACATTAATAAGGTTAGTGGCTCAGCGGAAAGGGGCAGCCTTGTTCTTGGGGGAGGAATATACGGAAGTGGTAGTAGCAATCATAATGACAGGAAAGAGAATAACATTTTGGCGCGGTCGAAGGGGGAGTTCCAGCACAATGAGGGGAAGGGGAACCCAATCCGCAGCCCTAATGCGAACGCGTACATGAACGCGAACGTGAACGTGAACGCTTTGTTGGCGAGCAGAATGAAGATGACACAGAACGGTAACCTCCCACCACTGAATGAGGAGAATGCGAATAAAAGCATTAGCTGTGTTAGCAGTAATGTGAGCGAAAGCAGCAGGGGGGTTGGTTTACAGAAGAGCAGCAACGCAAGTGTGGATTTCATCAATGGGAGTTACGTTCATCACGAGCGGAATGGCCGTGCGGATCCAAGGGCGGGGAGCCAGGTGGACACCCTTGACAGTAGCCACGTGCACTTGTTAAATGGTACGAACGGTGTGAGTGCAGCGAATGGCACGAATCGCGCGAGCAAAGGTCTAAATGCCAACGTCCACCCTGCAGTTAGCCGCctggaaggaagaagaagcgacGTAAGTTTAGACATAATCCGAGCCGAAATGCTAAGAAGGTATAAGCTGAGGGAAGGCTATGGCTCCATGCAGAGAGGAAATCTGAGCCAAAAGGAAGTAGAAAATTTTGTCGACCTGCATAAGCGTCCCATTGGCCACAGTCACATCAGTGCTGACAAGAATTACAAAGTGAATGCACAAACGAGCAGTAGTGGGAATGCCCCCGTTTCGAATGAGAAAATGCCAAATGCAGCTAATCGGGACcgtaaaatgaatataatctCGGCCGACGTAAGTCATAAAAGTAGAAGTGCACGCTATGACGCGAGTTATATGAATGCGGGGAAGGATAACAACCACTTGGTGAACAAATCGAACGTAGCGGAATATTTCAATGAGAGCGTTTTGGGGCTAACCAATGACGGAATGAGTGCTGAAGGGGTCCATGAATACAGAAGTGTACCAAGCCGTAGCTCCTTGGGGGGAAGCtctaatgcaaaaaataagttaacaCAAGCTACTGATTTGAGGATGCACAGGGAAGTGATTGATAAAAGGGAATATCCACATTTAGAGGGTGAACGAATGGGTCTTTATCAAATTAAGGAGAAGGGAATTGCTCCTTCGAAGAAGGCTAGCCAAGGCAGCAATGGCAGTAGCAACCATTCCAATGAGCCTGGGAGGTACTTGCTAAATTTAATTAAGGGAACGGGAAAATCAGATGTGGCAACCGATCCAAATTTAACCAACAACAATCGTAGTAATGCCAGCAGGGCTAGTATCATATCAGGTGGTAATGCCAAACCGTtaagtgaaaaggaaatattgTCCAAATTTTACAGCAATGAGGCTGGTAATCGTGCTTTGGCTAAGAAGGTAAATTCAGTGCATACTTCCAcaggggaaaaggaaaattccGTCAATAATGGCGAAAGGCTCGATAACTACAGAAGTGTCATTCAAAGGGATAATTTAAGCGTGCAAAAAAACTCAAACAGAAAGAGCTTGGAGGAACTTATTTATGAGACCGCTGCGATGGGCGACACACAGGAGGAGCCAAACTTTAACGAGATGGAGATGATGGAAAAGCTGTCGAAGCATTTGAACAGTTACAACCCCTTCGAGTGA
- a CDS encoding hypothetical protein, conserved (encoded by transcript PVX_122280A) produces the protein MEFFEWKEDNINIDEETKKTLNKSIVKSEDVYNVSELLKRFRALKFDNLNYHSDKCILARECALIYILTYKKHIESLKEENIHLVVRSIKRSIVSVNNIISNITEQILKCFTISRNLYNDILKLNNVYLADYCLFSIIDGILGNLNDEKIHQSKPSLWGMAGFLALIISNYKKAYFMYKGIISYKCIFTIPIFLEESPELKKMAKTELYNIILKENDENIYSYFSRFEAYTKLHLSIFIILNDTREVWSYISELFNSAYRRKKYIYFCLIYSALDVSSHYCKITFASHFEKLMRLLKTKLMPLLEEELKKKPPPSSDEKVVQYYIKKLHVEHLNNLSNSSLPEGVVVLPDEKLLYMGLGP, from the coding sequence ATGGAATTCTTCGAGTGGAAAGAAGATAACATAAACATTGAcgaagaaacgaaaaagacaCTAAACAAAAGTATCGTAAAATCGGAAGATGTGTACAACGTAAGTGAACTGCTTAAACGCTTTCGCGCACTTAAATTTGACAATTTAAATTATCACTCGGATAAGTGCATTTTGGCAAGAGAGTGCGCGCTGATTTACATACTGACGTATAAGAAGCACATCGAATCGttgaaagaggaaaatataCACCTCGTAGTGAGAAGCATAAAAAGGTCCATCGTGAGCGTCAATAACATAATTAGCAATATTACGGAGCAAATCTTAAAATGCTTTACCATTTCGAGGAATCTATATAATGACATTCTGAAGTTGAATAATGTGTACTTAGCAGATTATTGCTTATTTTCAATAATCGATGGCATTTTGGGAAATTTAAATGACGAAAAGATTCACCAGTCGAAACCCTCCCTTTGGGGAATGGCAGGATTTCTAGCGCTGATCATTTCGAATTACAAAAAGGcctattttatgtataaagGAATAATTTCATACAAGTGTATATTCACCATTCCTATCTTTTTAGAAGAATCTCCAGagctgaaaaaaatggccaaaaCTGAGCTGTACAATATTATActtaaagaaaatgatgaaaatatttattcctaTTTTTCACGCTTCGAAGCGTATACAAAATTAcatctttccatttttataattttaaatgacaCCAGAGAGGTGTGGAGTTACATATCTGAGCTGTTCAACAGTGCGtataggagaaaaaaatacatatacttTTGCCTAATTTATTCTGCCCTAGACGTTTCGTCGCACTATTGCAAAATAACCTttgctagccattttgagaAGTTAATGCGGTTATTGAAAACGAAGCTCATGCCCCTTTTGGAGGAGGAATTGAAAAAGAAGCCGCCCCCCTCCAGTGATGAAAAGGTTGTGCAGTACTATATTAAGAAGCTGCACGTGGAGCATTTGAACAACTTGTCGAATTCGTCTTTGCCCGAGGGGGTGGTCGTCCTTCCCGATGAGAAATTGCTGTACATGGGTTTGGGGCCATAG
- a CDS encoding 60S ribosomal protein L24, putative (encoded by transcript PVX_122285A) encodes MSSIKTTVKTEACSFSEYRIYPGRGQKFIARDGKVYFYLSSKFASLALQKKKAAKLRWTQTWRRNNKKTKIETTQRRRYKKTIKVQKAVCGLTVEDIRNRKAYVQSIEAKNKSRMAGKEKDDKKKGKDDKKKNAAHFQQKKDFAKSKQVNMAKTKMHKMMKK; translated from the exons ATGTCGTCCATCAAGACAACAGTAAAAACGGAGGCCTGCTCCTTTAGCGAGTACAGGATATACCCAGGAAGGGGACAGAAATTTATTGCGAGGGATGGAAAAGTCTACTTTTATTTATCATCCAAATTTGCCTCTCTTGCGCTTCAGAAGAAGAAAGCAGCCAAGTTGAGATGGACACAG ACTTGGCGACGAAATAATAAGAAGACCAAAATTGAAACAACGCAAAGGAGGAGATACAAGAAAACCATTAAAGTGCAGAAGGCCGTCTGCGGTTTAACCGTCGAGGACATACGAAACAGAAAGGCCTACGTCCAGAGTATTGAAGCTAAG AACAAGTCACGAATGGCCGGCAAGGAGAAGGATgacaagaaaaagggaaaggacgacaaaaagaaaaatgccgCACACTTCCAACAGAAAAAAGATTTCGCAAAATCGAAACAAGTCAACATGGCGAAGAccaaaatgcacaaaatgatgaagaaatgA
- a CDS encoding protein phosphatase 2C domain containing protein (encoded by transcript PVX_122290A), translated as MGNCISFISFPKFKLRKKKYEQSDVGFNPEYERTADSNAYGRGEKSRRGRKGSGGHAHVYNSSRGSGGVNGAHKNGPKHVRCSDSSNPGNSSNRSNPSTPSTPSDSDQREKQIDKQPGASEHISDSASDQSDVLLINEKNKKKGKKKAKQKCKRSGEVDPMELYKNEADKGEPKSNMNGKIHLDTSKGKNKKEVPQNGSPNEDNAKGKGAYNHHVDAPSKRNPSFYSNSINSNDLYKKNKRENLLNIKYSNMILNDIRDVDIIVVFLFSLFLYFNANNIVDMLDPNKKDRYSLRNSLNINHDIIKFPTFPKEIIDSFLKNDFTLLKKYIKNKCNKLKKKYKSTYLKKVIGSDGEGEAEQNGEVEQKGERDERDEKGEKHEKGEKHEKVEKQEKGEKVEKGEKVEKHEKVEKYEKRKNFKYELKKKKEKCSFSKIVESVDRNEWIHRDITEIPCDQNLPDLNITFIVMGAYCLYQKSTKPFQDKNTFFYKSPSYTCDAEISVACKKGRKLDFPNQDDFTIIQTNEWILIMVFDGHGPSGHDISNFAHVVLPLLFSYNIERIFENPVRTMKTLFYMINCYLVNYSYCINNNINPININFIDYNLSGTTCTIILYNFETKKIYSAHTGDSRAVMGKQNQQTNAFRAYNITEDHKPSLKLEKDRIVAFGGEVKKLQGDVSYRVFVKNEMYPGLAMSRAIGDITSSFIGVTCEPTINIFDKSDEDKFIIVATDGIWEFISSEECVQMVSRKRKKKVHVAMEEIIKESWRRWERIDTVDDMTLVILYF; from the exons ATGGGGAACTGCATCTCGTTCATTAGTTTCCCCAAATtcaaattaagaaaaaagaagtacgAGCAGTCGGATGTGGGTTTCAACCCAGAGTACGAGCGCACAGCTGATAGTAATGCGTACGGCAGGGGTGAAAAGAGCCGAAGAGGGAGGAAGGGCTCTGGGGGACACGCGCATGTGTACAACTCCAGCCGGGGTAGCGGCGGCGTTAATGGGGCCCATAAGAACGGTCCAAAGCATGTGCGCTGTAGCGATTCCAGCAATCCTGGCAATTCCAGCAATCGGAGCAATCCGAGCACCCCGAGCACCCCCAGCGACAGTGACCAACGTGAGAAACAAATCGACAAGCAACCTGGAGCCAGCGAGCACATTAGCGACTCCGCCAGTGACCAATCCGACGTGCTGCTCATAAacgagaaaaacaaaaagaaagggaaaaaaaaagccaaacaAAAGTGTAAAAGGAGCGGCGAAGTTGACCCAATGGAGctgtacaaaaatgaagcagaTAAGGGGGAACCAAAATCGAATATGAACGGCAAAATACACCTGGACAcatcaaaggggaagaataagAAAGAGGTTCCCCAGAATGGTTCCCCAAATGAAGATaatgcaaaaggaaagggagCGTATAATCACCATGTAGACGCACCTTCCAAAAGAAACCCCTCATTTTATAGTAACTCAATTAACAGTAACGATctgtacaaaaaaaacaaaagagaaaatttacTCAACATAAAATACAGCAATATGATTTTGAATGACATCAGAGATGTAGACATCATCGTCGTTTTCTTGTTCAGCCTGTTCCTCTACTTCAACGCGAACAATATAGTGGACATGCTGGACCCTAATAAGAAGGATAGGTACTCCCTGAGaaattcattaaatataaatcacGACATTATAAAATTCCCCACGTTTCCCAAAGAAATTATAGACAGCTTTTTAAAGAACGATTTTACACTGCTAAAgaagtatataaaaaataaatgcaacaAGTTGAAGAAGAAGTATAAGAGTACCTACCTGAAGAAGGTCATAGGGAGTGACGGAGAGGGGGAAGCTGAACAGAATGGGGAAGTGGAGCAGAAGGGTGAGAGGGATGAGAGGGATGAGAAGGGTGAGAAGCATGAGAAGGGTGAGAAGCATGAGAAAGTTGAGAAGCAGGAGAAGGGTGAGAAGGTTGAGAAGGGTGAGAAGGTTGAGAAGCATGAGAAAGTTGAGAAGTatgagaagaggaaaaactttAAATACgaattgaagaagaaaaaggaaaaatgctCCTTCTCGAAAATCGTCGAATCGGTTGATAGAAACGAATGGATCCATAGAGACATCACAGAAATACCATGTGATCAGAATTTGCCTGACCTTAACATAACCTTCATCGTCATGGGGGCGTACTGCCTATACCAGAAGAGCACCAAGCCATTTCAAGATaaaaatacctttttttataaatcccCCTCCTACACATGTGATGCTGAAATATCTGTTGCGTGtaagaaaggaagaaaattagATTTCCCCAACCAAGATGATTTTACTATTATTCAAACGAACGAATGGATACTAATAATGGTGTTCGACGGACATGGCCCATCAGGACATGACATCAGTAATTTTGCTCATGTAgtcctcccccttctcttCTCATATAACATTGAAAGAATATTTGAAAATCCTGTGCGCACTATGAAAACGCTATTCTATATGATCAACTGCTATTTGGTCAATTACTCCTACtgcataaataataacattaaCCCGATTAACATCAATTTCATCGATTATAATTTAAGTGGAACCACCTGCACCATCATCCTGTACAATTttgaaacgaaaaagatTTATTCCGCTCACACAGGGGACAGCAGAGCTGTTATGGGGAAGCAGAATCAACAGACGAATGCCTTTAGGGCGTATAATATTACGGAGGATCATAAGCCATCCTTAAAACTGGAGAAAGATCGAATTGTTGCTTTTGGaggggaagtgaaaaagCTGCAGGGAGATGTCTCCTACCGAGTTTtcgtcaaaaatgaaatgtatCCAGGCTTGGCCATGAGCAGAGCCATCGGCGACATCACGTCCTCCTTCATCGGGGTTACTTGTGAGCCCACCATCAACATTTTCGACAAATCGGACGAGGATAAGTTCATTATCGTCGCCACGGACGGCATCTGGGAGTTCATCAGCAGCGAGGAGTGCGTCCAGATGGTTTCCCGCAAGCGCAAGAAGAAGGTGCACGTCGCCATGG AGGAAATCATCAAGGAGTCCTGGAGAAGGTGGGAGCGGATCGACACCGTCGATGAT ATGACGTTGGTAATTTTATACTTCTGA